One window from the genome of Penaeus monodon isolate SGIC_2016 chromosome 4, NSTDA_Pmon_1, whole genome shotgun sequence encodes:
- the LOC119572272 gene encoding uncharacterized protein LOC119572272, with the protein MHSLSSKPHHPPAQPHSNIPPLQSHPPTHIQHPTTHPIPPSTQSHPSQPYPHYPSQPYYSHPHHSQAYPPQSHPHSHSSQSHPPVPHQSSQPHPSYPHPPPGQPPQSSSHSSHAPPRSHPSQGHLPPHPHPSHMHVRHPHSHMPHAGMYPPHPSHPVVSQHNSQPHGSHPRLPHPSQPHAQAYPPHPQQPHYQPPQLPHPAIKTEGAGSGPRYPVYPYPSHHISQGHDVGSARGPGLISPPQTSAASAKTRPPQDIDPSRIRTKGEQKSFDPRNAESGKLKMNTEPWPNYPPGVHNTSQAQQTGDQTPYNSSRPVNQPHVSNSQEGPKVAAVFEFKEEDAHKTDQNQGGNKMLEPGKAALADKLHKKLNRAESTESLVVKKETVTESPVPKKEEVPEEKDEWASGFDKLLEDLASNPEGVTSKKSKTLGARYLQKVQIQHAIDNDLIAPPPTAILEEEDESEPEAPVKFRGKFKSIKDKKVERVILTYASHSDESAIDMIPDEDASDFEEELKREIRSKDKKRGHFKKPRGDSSSGSESGRKDSDRRKSGGRGKNKENKPNNKQDSDYSVSSSSESDSSSSLSSDDSDSDDSESEELVRPRRKGKQDSDSDVGRKKPKRRGGKWDSDSSDSEEEIIPRRRTRRRRKSSSDEDSYKPVQRNRKRKKKQDSSDSEEVSLKTRRGKKKNKSESEEEEFVSTRRGRKKGRIPNRKKKNRQREDSDDESEDEKALPRKTRGMKKKQQETKNRKRRKESTSVSSSSDSDEENDNKTKKEVDQRKKGNIKKGRKILEDSSEDSELPAKNKNHKKSSLIVDSDDSDEDSKKETKEPDEKIGDKVDEEQKAECSVKAGTENEAKEGETQAEEDTLDLSEDMESNLEGDSVIEKLNKMRNEELNREDVLEMKAWFGEVNNDIKKQLCNLQEMGFRNNWKKPQFGVGDDFLHGWQTDVKKYKEHTARLPKKLCHSVKHQETSSSKGTRKGRDRDSGKDSPSRQGSSSPAKNTRSKSGIIKTSMAVAEDDKLKVPSRPEISSVMQRFFEKVLADSATDVMSKGSLASKKFNLGPFPAYGAQRVPTGLTPTPSVAPSMLASDDSDLDSLASIRTDLPASDSVPVSKRSIASSLLKKIGRKYNDKKLNTLCLGKPRSILEATNKPQLLPTPGMPTTEKDLENMEPNEMKIATFFRKETVSNYRDNFEVVVTKNGINEFTQILYQSRTRTKTKQIQDAATVRSVFGADIPPHLLKKAELKKAKKTLLKKGGKKDEGKAKEESSPVPVSRASTPGGSMQAAGDEDDDSELRSERSESVLGESSAPSVTKKARRKFRKFRSGFDYIRKKKKVKPDDEATPSRKRLPVRKHVNWPEESRDVAAEVRSWVVNKGLGETVLHKAARLQYHDVVVYCAESPDFDINVRDNAGYTPLHEACNRGHLDIAQVLCSHGAHVNAPGYKGMRPLHEAVENGHAELARLLLAYGADPMLTTYAGQTCFDLCADIQCTQLLEGFFADLKGHDGEMWHFAGPTRLSDPEEQGCDIFGMIPAPSCNKTTSEDNVESSQDTELKATSDSVTSRNIMVDEADKSQKEKERADKEEASSLDGKCIQSLSDKDLSVSGGEVVKVKSTVKEEPKSVEVKLESDTSMTTELSSEKKVLSSEEVNKEDEEEISEQKEDSDTEDGWNMQVVFELCESPLLDTYEVEGQPHKYLLLMELVKHLKVTQEELIIAAKTIETLELSPEEFEKRAHCCIVGSCSRALVDDCSSVVLVKITPSLEKLLGIETVKL; encoded by the exons ATGCATTCCCTCTCAAGTAAACCTCATCATCCTCCAGCGCAACCACATTCTAACATTCCGCCTTTACAGAGTCACCCTCCAACCCATATCCAGCATCCAACAACCCACCCTATCCCTCCTTCAACTCAGTCACATCCTTCCCAACCATATCCTCATTATCCATCACAACCCTACTACTCCCATCCTCACCATTCTCAGGCTTATCCTCCTCAAAGCCACCCACACTCACATTCTTCACAAAGTCATCCACCTGTACCACATCAGTCCTCCCAGCCCCATCCAtcctatcctcatcctcctcctggTCAGCCTCCTCAGTCTTCAAGTCATTCTTCTCATGCTCCTCCTCGGAGCCACCCTTCCCAGGGCCacctacccccccacccacacccatctcATATGCACGTTCGCCACCCTCATTCCCACATGCCACATGCAGGTATGTATCCTCCCCACCCATCACACCCAGTGGTTAGTCAGCATAACTCCCAGCCTCATGGATCTCACCCTCGACTTCCCCATCCTTCTCAACCTCATGCTCAGGCTTATCCCCCACACCCTCAGCAACCTCACTACCAGCCACCACAGCTTCCTCATCCAGCTATAAAGACTGAAGGAGCTGGCAGTGGGCCACGCTACCCAGTGTATCCCTATCCTTCTCACCACATAAGCCAGGGTCATGATGTAGGGTCAGCTAGAGGCCCAGGACTTATCAGTCCCCCACAAACATCAGCAGCTTCTGCAAAAACCAGGCCACCTCAAGATATTGACCCTTCACGGATACGTACAAAGGGGGAACAAAAATCTTTTGATCCTAGAAATGCTGAGAGTGGAAAGTTGAAAATGAACACAGAGCCATGGCCAAATTATCCACCTGGTGTGCACAACACTTCACAGGCACAGCAAACAGGTGACCAAACACCTTACAATAGCTCAAGGCCTGTGAACCAGCCACACGTTTCAAATAGCCAAGAAGGACCAAAGGTGGCTGCAGTATTTGAATTTAAGGAGGAGGATGCTCACAAGACAGATCAAAATCAGGGAGGAAACAAGATGTTGGAACCAGGCAAGGCTGCTTTGGCAGACAAACTTCACAAGAAACTAAACAGAGCTGAAAGCACTGAGTCATTGGTTGTGAAGAAAGAAACTGTAACAGAATCTCCTGTACCAAAGAAAGAAGAGGTTCCTGAGGAGAAGGATGAATGGGCTTCTGGGTTTGACAAGCTCTTGGAAGACTTAGCATCAAATCCTGAAGGTGTTACTAGCAAGAAGAGTAAAACACTTGGAGCACGTTACTTGCAAAAGGTGCAGATCCAGCATGCTATAGATAATGATCTGATTGCGCCTCCACCTACTGCCATTctagaggaagaagatgaaagtgAACCTGAGGCTCCTGTTAAGTTCCGTGGCAAGTTCAAAAGTATTAAAGATAAGAAAGTAGAACGTGTGATTCTCACTTATGCCTCGCATTCTGATGAAAGTGCCATTGACATGATTCCAGATGAAGATGCCAGTGATTTTGAAGAAGAATTGAAACGTGAGATAAGATCAAAGGACAAAAAGCGGGGTCATTTTAAGAAGCCAAGAGGCGATTCAAGCAGTGGTAGTGAAAGTGGTAGGAAAGATAGTGACAGGAGAAAAAGTGGTGGACgtggaaagaataaagagaataaaccAAATAATAAACAGGATTCTGATTATTCTGTAAGTAGTAGCAGTGAGAGTGATAGTAGCTCTAGCTTAAGTTCAGATGATTCTGATAGTGATGATTCTGAGTCAGAGGAGCTGGTTAGACCTCGACGAAAAGGAAAGCAGGATTCAGACAGTGATGTAGGAAGAAAGAAACCAAAGAGGCGAGGAGGGAAGTGGGACAGTGATAGCAGTGACTCTGAGGAAGAGATCATACCAAGGAGGAGAACAAGGCGTCGCAGAAAATCTTCAAGTGATGAGGATTCTTATAAACCAGTCCAGAGAAaccgaaagaggaaaaagaagcaagATTCCAGTGATTCAGAGGAAGTGTCCTTAAAgacaagaaggggaaagaagaaaaataaatcagaatcagaagaagaagaatttgtgTCAACTAGAAGAGGTAGGAAGAAAGGTCGTATTCccaataggaaaaagaaaaaccgtcAGAGAGAAGATTCTGATGATGAATCAGAAGATGAAAAAGCCTTGCCAAGAAAGAcgagaggaatgaagaagaaacaacaggaaacaaagaacagaaagagaagaaaagaatctaCTAGTGTAAGCTCATCTTCAGACTCGGATGAagagaatgataacaaaacaaagaaagaagtggATCAAAGAAAGAAGGGCAACATCAAAAAGGGTAGGAAGATTTTGGAGGACTCCAGTGAAGATTCAGAACTTCCTGCaaagaataaaaatcataaaaagagtAGTTTGATTGTTGACAGTGATGATTCAGATGAAGATTCAAAGAAGGAGACTAAGGAACCAGATGAGAAAATAGGTGATAAAGTTGATGAGGAGCAAAAAGCTGAGTGTAGTGTAAAGGCAGGTACAGAAAATGAAGCAAAGGAAGGAGAAACGCAAGCAGAAGAGGACACGTTAGATCTAAGTGAAGATATGGAGTCAAATTTAGAAGGTGATTCAGTCATTGAGAAACTTAACAAGATGCGCAATGAAGAGTTAAACAGAGAGGATGTATTAGAAATGAAAGCATGGTTTGGTGAGGTTAACAATGACATCAAGAAGCAACTTTGTAATCTCCAAGAAATGGGCTTTAGGAACAACTGGAAGAAACCACAATTTGGAGTAGGTGATGATTTCTTGCATGGATGGCAGACAGATGTAAAGAAGTATAAAGAACACACAGCCAGACTTCCCAAGAAGTTGTGCCACTCTGTCAAGCACCAAGAAACCAGTTCATCCAAAGGAACTAGAAAAGGGCGTGACCGTGACTCTGGAAAGGATTCTCCATCAAGACAAGGATCATCTTCCCCAGCTAAGAATACGAGAAGTAAATCTGGGATAATAAAGACAAGTATGGCAGTAGCAGAAGATGATAAACTTAAAGTACCATCTAGACCAGAAATAAGTAGTGTAATGCAAAGATTCTTTGAAAAGGTTTTGGCTGATTCTGCCACTGATGTGATGTCAAAAGGTAGTCTTGCCTCCAAGAAGTTTAATCTGGGACCATTTCCGGCATATGGAGCGCAGCGAGTCCCAACAGGGCTGACTCCAACACCTTCAGTTGCTCCCTCCATGTTAGCAAGTGATGATTCAGACCTGGATTCCCTTGCAAGCATCAGAACTGATCTGCCAGCATCTGATAGTGTACCAGTTTCAAAAAGATCCATTGCTAGTAGTCTGCTTAAGAAAATTGGgcggaaatataatgataaaaagctcAATACTTTGTGCCTGGGTAAACCTCGAAGTATTCTTGAGGCTACAAACAAACCTCAGCTCCTGCCAACTCCTGGCATGCCTACAACAGAAAAGGACCTTGAAAATATGGAACCAAATGAGATGAAAATTGCTACATTTTTCAGAAAAGAAACAGTTAGTAATTATAGGGATAACTTTGAGGTAGTGGTCACCAAGAATGGCATTAATGAATTCACACAAATACTCTATCAATCTAGGACACGCACCAAGACCAAGCAGATTCAGGATGCTGCCACTGTTAGATCAGTCTTTGGTGCAGATATTCCTCCTCATCTGCTGAAGAAGGCAGAATTAAAGAAGGCCAAGAAAACATTattaaagaagggaggaaagaaggatgagggaaaggcAAAGGAGGAGAGTTCTCCAGTTCCTGTAAGCAGAGCTAGCACTCCAGGAGGCTCAATGCAGGCTgctggggatgaggatgatgactcAGAACTTCGCAGTGAGCGTTCAGAGTCTGTCCTCGGAGAATCATCAGCTCCCAGTGTGACTAAGAAAGCACGGCGGAAATTCCGCAAGTTCAGAAGTGGTTTTGATTATATACGTAAAAAGAAGAAGGTCAAGCCTGATGATGAAGCAACACCATCTAGGAAGCGCTTG CCTGTTAGGAAGCATGTGAATTGGCCAGAAGAGAGTCGCGATGTTGCAGCTGAAGTTCGAAGCTGGGTTGTTAACAAAGGTCTTGGAGAAACTGTGTTACACAAAGCTGCAAGGCTTCAGTATCAT GATGTGGTTGTGTACTGTGCAGAAAGTCCAGATTTTGACATTAATGTGCGGGATAATGCTGGATACACACCTCTTCATGAAGCTTGCAACCGAGGTCATTTGGATATTGCACAG GTTCTGTGCTCCCATGGTGCCCATGTCAATGCTCCGGGTTACAAAGGAATGCGGCCGTTGCATGAAGCTGTTGAAAATGGCCATGCAGAACTGGCTCGCCTACTGCTTGCCTATGGTGCTGACCCAATGCTCACAACCTATGCAGGGCAGACCTGTTTTGATCTGTGTGCTGATATCCAGTGCACGCAGCTCCTGGAAGGTTTCTTTGCAGATCTCAAGGGTCATGATGGCGAAATGTGGCACTTTGCTGGTCCTACACGGCTTAGTG ATCCTGAGGAACAAGGATGTGACATATTTGGCATGATACCAGCACCTTCTTGCAATAAAACAACATCGGAAGACAATGTGGAGTCAAGCCAAGATACTGAATTGAAGGCAACATCAGATTCAGTCACCTCAAGGAACATTATGGTGGATGAAGCAGATAAAAgtcagaaggaaaaagaaagagcagaCAAAGAAGAAGCATCGTCACTGGATGGAAAGTGTATACAAAGTTTGTCAGATAAAGACCTTAGTGTTAGTGGTGGTGAGGTAGTCAAAGTTAAGAGCACTGTTAAGGAAGAGCCAAAATCTGTTGAAGTCAAATTAGAGAGTGACACCAGCATGACAACGGAACTGTCATCAGAAAAGAAGGTGTTGTCCAGTGAGGAAGTGaataaagaggatgaggaggaaattaGTGAACAGAAGGAAGATTCAGATACGGAAGATGGGTGGAACATGCAGGTTGTATTTGAATTATGTGAGTCACCCTTACTAGATACTTATGAGGTGGAAGGACAGCCACACAAGTATCTGTTGTTAATGGAACTTGTGAAGCACCTGAAAGTGACCCAAGAAGAACTTATAATTGCAGCAAAGACAATTGAAACATTAGAACTGAGTCCAGAGGAGTTTGAGAAACGTGCACACTGTTGCATAGTAGGGTCCTGCAGCCGTGCACTTGTTGATGACTGCTCCTCAGTGGTCCTTGTAAAGATTACACCTTCTCTAGAGAAATTATTGGGTATTGAAACTGTAAAACTTTAG